From Dietzia sp. ANT_WB102, a single genomic window includes:
- a CDS encoding glucose 1-dehydrogenase has translation MRALTVIPGTADSISLDDVPDPVPGPGDLLVRGLALGVCGTDKEIVSGDYGQEPDGARRLILGHESLGRVEKAPADSGFHAGDLVAGVVRRPDPVPCGACAHGEPDMCRNGQYTERGIKQRDGYGSQWWTVEPEYAVRLDPDLERVGVLMEPTSVVAKAWEQIYRIGQRSWFDPRTVLVTGAGPIGLLAAMIGVQKGLDVHVLDQVTGGPKPALVEKLGATYHSENAATVTGKVDPDIIIEATGAGQLVFDAMRGTNGYGIVCLTGVSTPGSSVEVDAGALNRDLVLENDVVVGSVNANRRHFEAAADALSAADASWLEGVISRRVPLEDYRDAFTAQDDDVKVVIAIDEGQQ, from the coding sequence ATGCGCGCACTCACGGTGATCCCGGGAACAGCAGACTCGATCTCGCTGGACGACGTCCCCGATCCCGTACCGGGGCCGGGGGACCTCCTGGTCCGCGGCCTCGCGCTCGGGGTGTGCGGGACGGATAAGGAGATCGTCTCGGGCGACTACGGACAGGAACCCGACGGCGCACGACGGCTCATCCTCGGTCACGAGTCACTCGGCCGGGTGGAGAAGGCGCCAGCGGACTCAGGCTTTCACGCAGGCGACCTGGTCGCGGGTGTGGTTCGACGGCCCGACCCGGTGCCGTGTGGAGCATGCGCACACGGGGAGCCCGACATGTGTCGTAACGGGCAGTACACGGAGCGCGGGATCAAACAGCGCGACGGATACGGGAGTCAGTGGTGGACTGTCGAACCCGAGTACGCGGTCCGCCTGGATCCGGATCTCGAACGTGTAGGTGTGCTGATGGAACCGACCAGCGTGGTCGCCAAAGCCTGGGAGCAGATCTACCGGATCGGGCAGCGCAGTTGGTTCGATCCACGAACCGTCCTGGTTACGGGCGCGGGGCCGATCGGCTTGCTGGCGGCGATGATCGGGGTACAGAAGGGCTTGGACGTCCACGTCCTCGATCAGGTCACCGGCGGGCCGAAGCCCGCCCTGGTCGAGAAACTGGGCGCCACCTATCACAGCGAGAACGCGGCCACGGTCACGGGGAAGGTCGATCCGGACATCATCATCGAGGCCACCGGCGCCGGTCAGCTGGTCTTCGACGCGATGCGAGGGACGAACGGGTACGGGATCGTGTGCCTGACCGGCGTGTCGACCCCCGGCTCCTCCGTCGAGGTGGATGCGGGCGCGCTCAACCGTGATCTCGTACTGGAGAACGATGTGGTGGTGGGGTCGGTCAACGCGAACCGTCGTCACTTCGAGGCGGCTGCCGACGCGCTGTCGGCGGCCGACGCGTCCTGGCTGGAGGGGGTCATCAGCAGGCGGGTGCCGCTCGAGGACTACCGGGACGCCTTCACTGCGCAGGACGATGACGTGAAGGTCGTTATAGCGATCGACGAGGGCCAGCAGTGA
- a CDS encoding MFS transporter translates to MPDNARGARTARPDHHGLVFVLASAGIVMSLCQSLVIPILGRLPDILGTSPSNAAWVVTVTLLSGAVTGPVMGRLGDIYPKKYVLIGCTALMVVGSVVCALATSLWPMLIGRALQGMGIGVIPIGIATMRENLPPARLAPSISLMSSSLGVGGALGLPAAAALAEFGAWQWMFWGSALLGVVIVTMMVAILRPTPAAKPDGSLDVPGALGLATALIAMLLAVSKGADWGWTSGLTLGLGALSVVVFAGWGAWVLRARSPLVDLRVAARPPVLVTNIATVLIGVGMYAQLLIVPQVLQLPVGTGYGLGQSMIAMGLWIAPGGLAMMAVSPLSGRLITKRGPKPTLVLGALVIAAGYGSALLLMGSTWGLMISAIIMNGGVGLAYGAMPSLILDSVPRTEMGSANSFNSLMRSIGTSVSAAVIGVVLAQMSVESHGLLIPSETGLRVALALGGGVALLSGIVARFIPPPWAEE, encoded by the coding sequence TTGCCTGACAACGCTCGCGGCGCCCGTACCGCCAGACCGGACCATCACGGGTTGGTTTTCGTGCTCGCCTCGGCGGGAATCGTGATGTCACTGTGCCAGTCGCTGGTGATCCCGATCCTCGGACGTCTCCCGGACATCCTCGGCACGTCCCCCAGCAACGCGGCGTGGGTCGTCACCGTCACGCTGCTCTCCGGCGCCGTGACGGGCCCGGTCATGGGCCGGCTCGGAGATATCTACCCCAAGAAGTACGTCCTCATCGGGTGCACCGCCCTCATGGTGGTCGGCTCGGTGGTGTGCGCGTTGGCCACCTCCCTCTGGCCGATGCTGATCGGACGGGCCCTGCAAGGGATGGGCATCGGCGTGATCCCCATCGGCATCGCCACCATGCGCGAAAACCTCCCGCCCGCCCGCCTGGCACCGTCGATCAGCCTGATGAGCTCGTCGCTCGGGGTGGGTGGCGCGCTCGGGCTCCCCGCGGCGGCCGCGCTGGCCGAGTTCGGAGCCTGGCAGTGGATGTTCTGGGGTTCCGCGCTGCTCGGTGTCGTCATCGTGACGATGATGGTCGCTATCCTGCGGCCCACACCGGCCGCCAAACCGGACGGCTCACTCGACGTGCCGGGGGCCCTCGGGTTGGCGACCGCTCTGATCGCGATGCTGCTGGCGGTGTCCAAGGGCGCCGACTGGGGATGGACGAGCGGGCTGACCCTCGGCTTGGGGGCGCTCTCGGTTGTGGTGTTCGCCGGGTGGGGGGCGTGGGTCCTGCGCGCGCGCTCACCATTGGTCGACCTGAGGGTGGCGGCCCGGCCGCCCGTGTTGGTCACCAACATCGCGACCGTCCTGATCGGTGTAGGGATGTACGCCCAACTGCTGATCGTCCCGCAAGTACTGCAATTGCCCGTCGGCACCGGCTACGGGCTCGGGCAGTCGATGATCGCCATGGGACTGTGGATCGCCCCCGGCGGACTGGCGATGATGGCCGTGTCTCCACTCAGTGGCCGACTCATCACCAAACGTGGACCGAAACCGACGCTCGTCCTGGGCGCGCTCGTCATCGCCGCCGGCTATGGATCGGCGCTCCTGCTCATGGGGTCGACCTGGGGACTCATGATCTCCGCGATCATCATGAACGGCGGCGTGGGACTGGCCTACGGTGCCATGCCCTCGCTCATCCTCGACTCCGTCCCCCGGACCGAGATGGGCTCGGCGAACAGTTTCAATTCACTGATGCGGTCGATCGGCACGTCCGTCTCCGCCGCGGTCATCGGCGTGGTGCTCGCCCAGATGTCCGTGGAAAGCCATGGCCTCCTGATCCCCTCCGAAACCGGATTGCGCGTCGCACTGGCCCTGGGTGGCGGTGTCGCTCTGCTGTCTGGGATCGTCGCCAGGTTCATCCCGCCGCCGTGGGCCGAGGAGTAG
- a CDS encoding TIGR03767 family metallophosphoesterase — protein MNRIDRRTFLGGVGLGVAGVIGPAALWGTSSTRPGAGFWSPAPASADAMAGSPAGTTLERAATPAGGPGYQRLVGGPGYPLVARGELAQPQAGREDRRLALTSFVQMTDMHVLDAQSPVRVEFVHPLIGSASRPQDTLTTQGLVALVDRINHVRRGPFTGREFDAVVTTGDNTDNHEQVELDWYLTVLSGGSLVPNTGDPHRYEGTQDSGFDLYWSPESTYPDSFKNAGFPVIDGFLSAAIAPVSSPGLDIPWFAVFGNHDDAVQGTAPSGIDPITALYTGAVKFGAPGSAREAEMLNRALREDPAAVPGLVGGMTNPARVVTPDDRRAPFTPRQFMAAHWDPARVGAGPRGHGFAPDAAETGIGYYRFDIAPGVVGISMDSTNRGGFIDGSLGAAQLRWIEETLIAGSSRYFGPDGREIRQQRDDVLFVLFSHHTSDTMNTLVPDPENPFESRHSGWELIALLHRFPNVCAWVNGHTHDNRVTPHAGPSPQQGFWEINTASHIDFPQQARIIEIVDNRDGTLSLMATLIESDAPYEVPYSDLSLSGLASLYRELSFNDLNRDPDRLGGPGDRNVELLLASPYS, from the coding sequence GTGAACCGGATCGATCGCAGGACCTTTCTCGGTGGGGTCGGCCTCGGGGTGGCGGGTGTCATCGGCCCGGCGGCTCTCTGGGGGACGTCCTCGACCCGCCCGGGCGCCGGCTTCTGGTCACCAGCCCCGGCGTCCGCCGATGCGATGGCCGGCTCGCCTGCGGGAACGACGCTGGAGCGGGCGGCGACCCCGGCGGGCGGGCCGGGGTACCAACGCCTGGTTGGCGGCCCCGGTTATCCGCTGGTGGCACGCGGTGAGTTGGCCCAGCCGCAGGCGGGCCGGGAGGACCGTCGGCTGGCGCTGACCTCGTTCGTGCAGATGACCGACATGCACGTCCTCGACGCCCAGTCTCCCGTCCGGGTGGAGTTCGTCCACCCGCTGATCGGGTCGGCGTCGCGACCACAGGACACGCTCACCACTCAGGGCCTGGTGGCGTTGGTCGACCGCATCAACCACGTGCGACGGGGGCCGTTCACGGGTCGGGAGTTCGACGCCGTGGTGACCACGGGCGACAACACGGACAACCACGAGCAGGTCGAGCTCGACTGGTACCTCACCGTCCTCAGTGGCGGGTCGCTCGTCCCCAACACCGGCGACCCCCACCGGTACGAGGGCACCCAGGACTCTGGCTTCGACCTGTACTGGAGCCCAGAGAGTACCTACCCGGACTCGTTCAAGAACGCAGGGTTCCCGGTGATCGACGGGTTCCTGTCGGCCGCGATAGCGCCCGTGAGCAGCCCGGGCCTGGACATTCCGTGGTTCGCGGTGTTCGGAAACCACGACGATGCGGTCCAAGGCACCGCCCCCAGTGGGATCGACCCGATCACCGCGCTGTACACCGGCGCGGTCAAGTTCGGCGCGCCGGGATCCGCGAGAGAGGCGGAGATGCTCAACCGGGCTCTCCGCGAGGATCCGGCCGCGGTGCCAGGACTCGTGGGCGGCATGACCAACCCGGCGCGGGTGGTCACCCCGGATGATCGGCGGGCACCGTTCACGCCCCGACAGTTCATGGCCGCCCACTGGGATCCCGCGCGGGTGGGTGCCGGTCCGCGCGGACACGGGTTCGCGCCCGACGCGGCTGAGACGGGGATCGGCTATTACCGTTTCGACATCGCCCCTGGGGTGGTGGGGATCAGCATGGACAGCACGAACCGGGGTGGGTTCATTGACGGCTCCCTGGGCGCCGCCCAACTGCGGTGGATCGAGGAAACCCTGATCGCCGGGAGCAGTCGATACTTCGGTCCTGACGGGCGCGAGATCCGTCAGCAGCGAGACGATGTGCTGTTCGTGTTGTTCAGCCATCACACCAGCGACACCATGAACACTCTGGTCCCGGACCCGGAGAACCCGTTCGAGTCGCGACACTCCGGATGGGAACTGATCGCGCTGCTACACCGGTTCCCTAACGTGTGTGCCTGGGTGAACGGACACACCCACGACAACCGGGTCACCCCGCACGCAGGTCCGAGCCCGCAGCAGGGTTTCTGGGAGATCAATACGGCATCGCATATCGATTTCCCCCAACAGGCCCGCATCATCGAGATCGTGGACAACCGCGACGGCACCCTGTCGTTGATGGCGACGCTCATCGAATCGGACGCACCCTACGAGGTCCCGTACTCCGACCTGTCGCTGAGCGGGCTCGCCTCGCTCTACCGCGAACTGTCGTTCAACGATCTCAATCGTGACCCCGACCGGCTCGGCGGACCGGGGGACCGGAACGTGGAACTCCTCCTCGCCTCGCCGTACTCGTAG
- a CDS encoding TIGR03620 family F420-dependent LLM class oxidoreductase: MNAPQDNTSGRDNRAGRGQLGRVGLWTGSLEGVPPAQLSDVLGELDDQGWGSLWFGEAVGREAFTAAQLYLGATQRMVIGTGIANIYGRDASAAGSAARTIEAVHPGRFVLGLGVSHAPLVERHRGHHYGRPLSAMREYLDALDGTGPMAAGENAMPPVVLAALGPRMLELSRDRTAGAHPYLTLPEHTARAREILGGTADDGPALIVEHAAVMAPGVDDDDDELWRSRAHDHLNVYTGLPNYRNSWTRQGFDESDYVRGGSDRLKQALVTRGLEATRRRVQEHLDAGASTVLVQVLGENVLVPPVADWRLAADALIAV, encoded by the coding sequence ATGAATGCTCCCCAGGACAACACATCAGGCCGGGACAACCGGGCAGGTCGCGGACAACTGGGCCGGGTCGGACTATGGACCGGGTCGCTCGAGGGGGTGCCGCCGGCGCAGCTCTCGGACGTCCTCGGCGAGCTCGACGACCAAGGCTGGGGGTCGCTGTGGTTCGGCGAGGCGGTGGGCCGCGAAGCGTTCACCGCGGCGCAGCTGTACCTGGGCGCCACGCAGCGGATGGTGATCGGCACCGGCATCGCCAATATTTACGGCCGCGACGCCTCGGCAGCCGGGTCGGCGGCCCGCACGATCGAGGCCGTGCACCCCGGCCGGTTCGTCCTGGGCCTGGGCGTCTCGCACGCCCCGTTGGTCGAGCGTCACCGCGGGCACCACTATGGGCGGCCGCTGTCGGCGATGCGCGAGTACCTCGACGCCCTCGATGGGACCGGGCCGATGGCGGCGGGCGAGAACGCGATGCCGCCGGTCGTGCTCGCTGCGCTCGGGCCGAGGATGCTCGAACTGTCCCGCGACCGGACCGCCGGCGCGCACCCGTACCTGACGCTGCCCGAGCACACCGCGCGAGCCCGGGAGATCCTCGGCGGGACCGCCGACGATGGGCCGGCCCTGATCGTGGAGCACGCCGCGGTGATGGCCCCGGGAGTGGACGACGACGACGACGAGCTGTGGCGGTCGCGGGCCCACGACCACCTCAACGTCTATACCGGCTTGCCGAACTACCGGAACTCGTGGACGCGGCAGGGCTTCGACGAGTCGGACTACGTGCGCGGGGGCAGCGATCGACTCAAGCAGGCGCTCGTCACCCGCGGGCTCGAAGCCACACGGAGGCGCGTGCAGGAGCATCTCGACGCCGGCGCCTCGACGGTACTCGTACAGGTCCTCGGCGAGAACGTGCTTGTGCCGCCGGTGGCGGACTGGCGGTTGGCGGCGGACGCGTTGATCGCGGTGTGA
- a CDS encoding acyl-CoA dehydrogenase family protein, whose translation MYEWSETDLMIRDAVRAFIAKEIRPQLDALESGETLPYPIIRKLFAEFGIDSMARDGVEKMLASARAKETVGAAAGGSSVGGGARGRDDDEKEGGSGDASENRDSMMAVVISELAGACMGLVSALGVSIGLGATTIMSRGTLAQKERWLPGIVTMEKVAAWAITEPDSGSDAFGGMRTYVRRDGEDYILNGRKTFITNGPYADVMIVYAKLDEGPGGAGADPDAEKRDRKVLTFVLDKGMEGLTQGSPFKKMGLHSSPTGELFFDDVRLGRDRLLGESEEGRGGDGRESARSSFTAERIGVATMALGIIEECHRLCVEYSRERTLWGQEIGRFQLIQLKLAKMEVARMNVRNMVFNSIERARAGKPLSLAEASAMKLYSSEAATEVAMEAVQLFGGNGYMAEYRVEQLARDAKSLMIYAGSNEIQVTHIAKGLLAR comes from the coding sequence ATGTACGAGTGGTCCGAGACCGACCTGATGATTCGCGACGCCGTGCGCGCCTTCATCGCCAAGGAGATCCGTCCCCAGCTGGATGCCCTGGAGAGCGGCGAGACGCTGCCGTACCCGATCATCCGGAAGCTGTTCGCCGAGTTCGGCATCGACTCCATGGCGCGCGACGGGGTCGAGAAGATGCTGGCCTCCGCGCGCGCGAAGGAGACGGTCGGCGCCGCCGCGGGCGGTAGTTCGGTCGGCGGTGGGGCTCGCGGGCGAGACGACGACGAAAAGGAGGGCGGCTCCGGCGACGCCAGCGAGAACCGCGACTCCATGATGGCCGTGGTGATCAGTGAATTGGCCGGCGCGTGCATGGGTCTGGTGTCGGCGCTCGGCGTGAGCATCGGACTGGGCGCCACCACCATCATGTCCCGCGGAACGCTGGCGCAGAAGGAACGCTGGCTGCCCGGCATCGTGACCATGGAGAAGGTGGCGGCGTGGGCCATCACCGAGCCGGACTCCGGCTCAGACGCCTTCGGCGGGATGCGCACCTACGTGCGGCGCGACGGCGAGGACTACATCCTCAACGGCCGCAAGACGTTCATCACCAATGGTCCTTACGCCGACGTGATGATCGTCTACGCCAAACTCGACGAGGGGCCCGGTGGAGCGGGCGCGGACCCGGACGCCGAGAAGCGCGACCGGAAGGTGCTCACGTTTGTCCTCGACAAGGGCATGGAGGGCCTGACGCAGGGATCGCCATTCAAGAAGATGGGCCTGCACAGCTCCCCCACCGGCGAGCTGTTCTTCGACGATGTCCGCCTGGGCCGCGACCGGCTGCTCGGCGAGTCCGAAGAGGGCCGCGGCGGGGACGGTCGCGAGTCGGCGCGGTCGAGTTTCACCGCCGAGCGGATCGGGGTGGCCACCATGGCGTTGGGCATTATCGAGGAGTGTCACCGCCTGTGCGTGGAATATTCCCGCGAGCGCACCCTGTGGGGTCAGGAGATCGGGCGCTTCCAACTCATCCAGCTCAAGCTGGCCAAGATGGAGGTGGCGCGCATGAACGTGCGCAACATGGTGTTCAACTCCATCGAGCGCGCGCGGGCCGGCAAGCCGCTCTCGCTCGCGGAGGCCTCCGCGATGAAGCTGTACTCGTCCGAGGCCGCCACCGAGGTGGCGATGGAGGCGGTGCAGCTCTTCGGCGGTAACGGCTACATGGCCGAGTACCGGGTGGAGCAGCTCGCCCGCGATGCCAAGTCGCTCATGATCTACGCGGGCAGCAACGAGATCCAAGTGACCCACATCGCCAAGGGACTACTCGCCCGCTGA
- the pntB gene encoding Re/Si-specific NAD(P)(+) transhydrogenase subunit beta has translation MSFLTAANAAYVVAALLFILSLAGLSKHETARRGLSFGIAGMALALVATVVLVIDGEPATLGIVLMVVAVLIGAVIGLARARSVQMTEMPELIALLHSFVGLAAVLVGWNGYLEPELHGELTGSLLGIHYAEVFIGVFIGAVTLTGSIVAYLKLSGKMKSAPLVLPGKNLINLGILVAFVALTVWFVISPALWMLIVVTALALALGWHLVASIGGGDMPVVVSMLNSYSGWAAAATGFLLGNDLLIVTGALVGSSGAYLSYIMCKAMNRSFFSVIMGGFGIEASSGEEKDHGEHKEIDVAGAAELLGGASSVIIAPGYGMAVAQAQYPVADLTRTLRDRGVDVRFAVHPVAGRLPGHMNVLLAEAKVPYDIVLELDEINDDFADTDVVLVIGANDTVNPDAAEDPGSPIAGMPVLHVWEAENVIVFKRSMAAGYAGVQNPLFFRDNTQMLFGDAKDRVGDILAAVKDQQGANA, from the coding sequence ATGTCATTCCTGACTGCTGCGAATGCGGCGTATGTCGTCGCCGCGCTGCTGTTCATCCTGTCCCTGGCCGGCCTGTCCAAGCACGAGACGGCCCGTCGCGGCCTCAGCTTCGGCATCGCCGGTATGGCCCTGGCGCTCGTCGCCACTGTCGTGTTGGTGATCGATGGAGAGCCCGCCACCCTCGGCATCGTGCTCATGGTGGTGGCCGTGCTCATCGGCGCTGTCATCGGCTTGGCGCGTGCGCGCAGCGTCCAGATGACGGAGATGCCCGAGCTGATCGCCCTGCTGCACTCGTTCGTCGGCCTTGCCGCCGTGCTGGTCGGATGGAACGGATACCTCGAGCCCGAGCTCCACGGTGAGCTCACCGGATCGCTCCTGGGCATCCACTACGCCGAGGTGTTCATCGGCGTGTTTATCGGCGCCGTGACCCTCACCGGGTCGATCGTGGCGTACCTCAAACTGTCGGGGAAGATGAAGTCCGCGCCGCTGGTCCTGCCGGGTAAGAACCTCATCAACCTCGGCATCCTCGTGGCGTTCGTCGCATTGACGGTGTGGTTCGTCATCTCCCCGGCGCTGTGGATGCTCATCGTGGTCACCGCTCTGGCCCTGGCGCTGGGCTGGCACCTGGTCGCCTCCATCGGCGGCGGCGACATGCCCGTCGTCGTGTCGATGCTCAACTCGTACTCCGGCTGGGCCGCCGCGGCCACCGGGTTCCTGCTGGGCAACGACCTCCTCATCGTCACCGGTGCACTGGTTGGTTCCTCGGGTGCCTACCTGTCCTACATCATGTGCAAGGCGATGAACCGTTCGTTCTTCTCCGTCATCATGGGGGGCTTCGGTATCGAAGCCTCCTCGGGCGAGGAGAAGGACCACGGCGAGCACAAGGAGATCGACGTCGCCGGCGCCGCCGAGCTGCTGGGAGGCGCCTCCTCGGTGATCATCGCCCCCGGTTACGGCATGGCCGTCGCCCAGGCGCAGTACCCGGTCGCCGACCTCACGCGCACCCTGCGTGACCGCGGCGTCGATGTGCGATTCGCCGTCCACCCGGTCGCCGGTCGACTGCCCGGACACATGAACGTGCTGCTCGCCGAGGCCAAGGTGCCCTATGACATCGTCCTCGAGCTCGACGAGATCAACGACGACTTCGCCGACACCGACGTGGTGCTGGTCATCGGCGCCAACGACACCGTGAACCCGGACGCCGCGGAGGACCCGGGCAGCCCGATCGCAGGCATGCCTGTGCTTCACGTGTGGGAAGCCGAGAACGTCATCGTGTTCAAGCGGTCGATGGCCGCGGGTTATGCCGGTGTGCAGAACCCGCTGTTCTTCCGCGACAACACACAGATGCTGTTCGGTGACGCCAAGGACCGCGTCGGTGACATCCTCGCCGCCGTCAAGGACCAGCAGGGCGCGAACGCCTGA